A window of Chloroflexota bacterium contains these coding sequences:
- the fabD gene encoding ACP S-malonyltransferase, whose translation MGSRAYIFPGQGVQRVGMGADVAAHSAAAKRVYAAADDVLGTELTALSFEGPLGVLSETRNAQPAIFTASAACLAAYLEACGVEAVTDLPDALQPALVAGHSIGEFTALYAAGALSLEDGLRLVQTRGELMQRAVADAPGGMAAVIGVSPQVVMQLCARARSADVRSIVTIATFNTPQQVVIAGDKAGLDSAIVLLKEHGARRIVPLRVGGAFHTQAMAPVQDEWRAAVAAAPLLPPCIPVVANTTANIATTVEALRHELSVQVTSPVRWAATIDMLLRRNLNPIYEFGPGAVLTKMIGSIAPATTATAIDSQQAALRAAESGVVA comes from the coding sequence ATGGGAAGTAGAGCATACATTTTCCCGGGTCAAGGCGTGCAACGAGTAGGCATGGGCGCGGATGTAGCGGCACACTCTGCTGCTGCAAAGCGTGTCTACGCTGCTGCGGATGACGTCCTGGGCACGGAATTGACAGCGCTGAGCTTCGAGGGCCCGCTCGGAGTTCTCTCCGAAACGCGTAACGCGCAACCTGCCATTTTCACTGCCAGTGCCGCATGCTTGGCTGCCTATCTGGAGGCTTGTGGCGTGGAGGCAGTAACGGATCTGCCGGACGCGCTGCAGCCTGCTTTGGTTGCCGGACATAGTATCGGTGAATTCACCGCCCTGTATGCAGCCGGGGCGCTCTCATTGGAGGACGGGCTGCGGCTGGTGCAGACTCGAGGAGAGCTTATGCAACGCGCTGTTGCAGACGCGCCAGGCGGAATGGCGGCTGTGATTGGCGTCTCGCCCCAGGTTGTCATGCAGCTCTGCGCGCGAGCGCGGAGCGCTGATGTGCGGAGCATTGTGACTATTGCCACTTTCAATACGCCTCAACAGGTTGTCATCGCAGGAGATAAGGCTGGATTGGACAGCGCCATCGTTCTGCTGAAGGAACACGGCGCACGGCGCATCGTGCCTTTAAGGGTTGGCGGCGCATTTCACACGCAGGCGATGGCGCCGGTGCAGGATGAATGGCGAGCCGCGGTAGCTGCAGCGCCGCTCCTGCCGCCGTGTATTCCAGTCGTAGCCAATACAACCGCCAATATCGCTACCACGGTGGAGGCCTTGCGGCACGAACTTTCTGTGCAGGTCACGTCTCCGGTGCGCTGGGCAGCGACAATAGACATGCTCTTGCGAAGAAACCTGAATCCAATCTATGAGTTTGGGCCGGGCGCCGTCCTGACCAAAATGATCGGGAGCATCGCTCCGGCAACCACGGCAACGGCGATAGATTCCCAGCAAGCGGCCCTGCGCGCAGCCGAATCCGGCGTGGTCGCATAG